A single window of Hyphomicrobiales bacterium DNA harbors:
- a CDS encoding hypothetical protein (Evidence 5 : Unknown function), with translation MMLPIEVVALHYHGILRSVSEDYYLTGYSDLQMIALDTRLLSQAYYRTDPVVRLYQGCFGRVPDSDGLDFCVAVYKNTYSIETLANAFSASDEFQEQYAGLSNADIVTKMYENILNRQGDDAGIAFWTKFLDDGGTPAALVMSFSESPEFVELARPYNDLFLRSAANGAQDYEGSLFEPDISGEVLALTRAANTILETERDDFFYSNLERGTLQSSDILDGNGGWDTLWTIASHTIAPTILDIEVLQFWASRLDFDAANVTGVKEIWSVNSSDNVTFSNISLETHISLTSLPGESAVTTLRYTDTDGDDDTAQITVSGGA, from the coding sequence ATGATGTTACCGATTGAAGTCGTCGCCCTGCACTATCATGGGATTCTACGATCGGTTTCGGAGGACTATTACCTCACCGGGTATTCCGATCTACAGATGATAGCCCTTGATACGCGCCTCCTCAGCCAAGCCTACTATCGCACCGATCCTGTCGTACGGCTTTATCAGGGCTGCTTCGGCCGCGTGCCCGATTCAGACGGCCTCGACTTTTGTGTCGCGGTCTACAAGAATACGTATTCAATCGAGACGCTCGCGAACGCGTTCTCAGCCTCGGACGAGTTTCAGGAACAATATGCGGGTCTGAGCAACGCCGATATTGTCACCAAGATGTACGAGAACATCCTCAATCGCCAGGGTGATGACGCAGGGATTGCCTTCTGGACGAAATTTCTCGACGACGGCGGCACGCCCGCGGCTCTCGTCATGTCGTTTTCAGAATCACCGGAATTCGTCGAGCTCGCGCGACCCTATAATGACTTGTTTCTCCGCTCCGCAGCCAATGGCGCGCAAGACTATGAAGGCTCGCTGTTTGAGCCCGACATCTCGGGCGAAGTCCTCGCATTAACACGTGCAGCTAACACTATTCTCGAAACTGAACGTGATGACTTCTTCTATTCCAATCTCGAACGTGGAACGCTCCAAAGCTCAGATATCCTGGATGGAAATGGTGGCTGGGACACGCTTTGGACAATAGCGAGCCACACAATCGCCCCGACGATCCTTGACATTGAAGTCCTGCAATTTTGGGCGAGCAGACTAGATTTCGATGCAGCGAATGTCACCGGCGTCAAAGAGATCTGGAGTGTCAATTCGAGTGACAACGTCACTTTCTCCAACATCTCTCTTGAAACCCATATCTCTTTGACCTCACTTCCTGGCGAAAGCGCCGTAACAACGCTCCGCTACACCGACACTGATGGGGATGATGATACCGCGCAAATTACGGTATCAGGCGGAGCATAA
- a CDS encoding hypothetical protein (Evidence 5 : Unknown function), with amino-acid sequence MRATDSSLSAKLAFEFLILTATRTSEVLDARWDEIDTDQAVWVIPKARMKAGREHRIPLPDRCVDILDTAKTLNGNPFIFPGQFLDRPLSNMALLMMLRRMKVDATAHGFRSSFRDWAAETTHFPRDVCEMALAHTIENKVEAAYRRGDLFDKRRELMVAWAMFATTPAAKAEP; translated from the coding sequence ATGCGCGCCACCGACAGCAGCTTATCAGCCAAGCTTGCCTTCGAGTTTTTGATCCTCACCGCCACCCGGACCAGTGAGGTCTTGGATGCCCGGTGGGATGAGATCGATACCGATCAGGCGGTCTGGGTCATTCCGAAGGCACGCATGAAGGCTGGTCGCGAGCATCGTATCCCCCTCCCCGATCGGTGTGTGGACATTCTCGATACCGCGAAGACCCTGAACGGCAATCCCTTCATCTTTCCGGGCCAGTTCCTTGACCGGCCATTGTCGAACATGGCCTTGCTCATGATGCTGCGCCGGATGAAGGTCGATGCGACGGCCCATGGTTTCCGTTCGTCCTTTCGGGACTGGGCGGCCGAGACCACACATTTTCCCCGCGATGTCTGCGAGATGGCGCTTGCCCACACGATCGAGAACAAGGTCGAAGCCGCCTACCGCCGTGGCGACCTCTTCGACAAGCGCCGCGAACTGATGGTGGCTTGGGCGATGTTTGCGACGACGCCAGCGGCGAAGGCGGAACCGTGA
- a CDS encoding hypothetical protein (Evidence 5 : Unknown function), with protein sequence MRALSKPGRHADGNGLYLIVDPSGARRWVLRVVVQGRRRDIGLGGASLVTLAEAREKALTYRKIARAGGDPLADGRQQ encoded by the coding sequence GTGCGCGCGCTCAGTAAACCCGGACGCCACGCCGATGGCAATGGGCTCTATCTCATCGTCGATCCCTCGGGAGCCCGGCGCTGGGTCTTGCGTGTGGTCGTGCAAGGTAGGCGTCGCGACATCGGCCTGGGTGGGGCGAGTTTGGTCACGCTCGCCGAAGCACGCGAAAAAGCCCTGACCTATCGTAAGATCGCGCGTGCGGGTGGTGATCCCCTCGCGGACGGGCGCCAGCAATAA
- a CDS encoding Allophanate hydrolase subunit 1 codes for MSAYPRVRPCGDTALTVEFGDAVDSELNAKVLALDAALRARPLAGLVETVPTYRSLLVHVDPAAADPAALAEELLALAADPPPLEASARRWRIPVVYGGAFGEDLPDVAARHGVSQSALIEAHCAPVYRVYMIGFLPGFTYLGGLDPKLATSRRAEPRALIPASSVIIGGAQAAISSIAGPSGWHLLGRTPVRPYHPGRDPAFLIAAGDEIVFEPIAADRWPALDKAAAAGEPVAELVAS; via the coding sequence GTGTCCGCCTATCCGCGCGTGCGCCCCTGCGGCGACACCGCGCTGACTGTGGAATTCGGCGACGCAGTCGATTCCGAGCTCAATGCGAAGGTCCTGGCGCTGGATGCGGCACTCAGGGCACGGCCTCTCGCCGGTCTCGTCGAGACGGTGCCGACTTATCGCTCACTGCTCGTCCATGTGGACCCGGCCGCGGCAGACCCCGCGGCGCTGGCGGAAGAGCTTCTCGCGCTCGCGGCAGATCCGCCGCCTCTTGAGGCCAGCGCGCGGCGCTGGCGCATTCCCGTCGTCTACGGCGGCGCATTCGGGGAGGACCTCCCTGACGTCGCGGCCCGGCACGGCGTCTCACAGTCAGCGCTGATCGAGGCCCATTGCGCGCCTGTCTATCGGGTCTACATGATCGGCTTCCTGCCGGGCTTCACCTATCTGGGCGGCCTCGATCCCAAGCTTGCCACATCGCGGCGGGCGGAGCCGCGCGCCCTGATCCCCGCGAGCTCGGTCATCATCGGAGGTGCGCAGGCCGCGATCAGCTCGATCGCCGGGCCGAGCGGCTGGCATCTTCTGGGGCGTACGCCCGTCCGGCCCTATCACCCCGGTCGGGATCCCGCCTTCCTGATCGCCGCGGGTGACGAGATCGTGTTCGAGCCGATCGCGGCGGACCGTTGGCCCGCCCTCGACAAAGCTGCCGCAGCCGGTGAGCCGGTTGCAGAATTGGTGGCATCGTGA
- a CDS encoding Allophanate hydrolase subunit 2, which yields MSALILRDCGPATSLQDGGRFGYQRFGVSPAGAMDLSALAVANVLVGNDAESGAIEFMVQGGSLISEGGPVLLSLAGGGATLAVDGKPVVPLTSVLLHEGEVLTVGACRAGLYAYLAVAGGFDAVPELGSLSLHRRSGMGGLVGRPLAAGDRLPCAAAGQNEPKQLTERPPVEEGPIRVVLGPQDDYFEPAAIARFLGESYRVSARIDRMGYQLEGPELIAARGHNIVSDGIVSGHVQVPGHGQPIVLMRDRQTTGGYPKIATVISADLDRLAQSVPGTELTFRAIGQEEAVRLARQYRAAIASLVGRLKPARPALDSHRLLALNLISGVVDGRYPLEDR from the coding sequence GTGAGCGCTCTCATTCTGCGCGACTGCGGGCCGGCAACGTCCCTTCAGGACGGCGGACGGTTCGGCTACCAACGCTTCGGTGTGTCTCCGGCGGGTGCGATGGACCTGTCAGCGCTCGCGGTTGCCAATGTGCTGGTCGGCAACGACGCTGAGTCCGGCGCGATCGAGTTCATGGTGCAAGGGGGCTCACTGATCAGCGAGGGTGGGCCTGTCCTCCTGTCCCTCGCCGGTGGTGGCGCGACGCTCGCCGTCGATGGCAAGCCGGTGGTGCCGCTCACCTCCGTGCTGCTGCATGAGGGCGAGGTGCTGACGGTGGGGGCCTGCCGCGCCGGGCTCTACGCCTACCTGGCGGTTGCGGGTGGCTTCGATGCGGTGCCCGAACTTGGCAGCCTCTCCCTCCATCGTCGCTCGGGCATGGGCGGCCTGGTCGGCCGGCCGCTGGCCGCGGGCGACCGATTGCCCTGTGCCGCCGCCGGGCAGAATGAGCCCAAGCAGTTGACGGAGCGGCCGCCTGTTGAGGAAGGGCCGATCCGCGTCGTTCTAGGGCCGCAGGACGACTATTTCGAGCCGGCGGCAATCGCCCGCTTTCTTGGGGAGAGCTATCGCGTTTCCGCGCGTATCGACCGGATGGGCTATCAACTTGAAGGGCCGGAACTCATCGCCGCGCGCGGCCACAATATCGTATCCGACGGCATCGTCAGCGGCCATGTGCAGGTGCCGGGCCATGGCCAGCCGATCGTGCTTATGCGCGACCGGCAGACGACGGGCGGTTATCCGAAAATCGCGACGGTGATCAGCGCTGATCTCGATCGGCTGGCGCAATCCGTGCCCGGCACAGAGCTGACCTTCCGCGCGATCGGGCAGGAGGAGGCCGTGCGATTGGCCCGCCAGTATCGCGCCGCTATCGCATCGCTTGTGGGCCGCTTGAAGCCCGCCCGTCCGGCCCTCGACTCGCACCGGCTGCTCGCGCTGAACCTCATCAGCGGCGTGGTTGACGGCCGGTATCCCCTGGAGGACAGGTGA
- a CDS encoding GntR family transcriptional regulator yields MTAPQDDIETLGFRPLYRQVRDRLIRNLVDGVWSPGEALPSEMQLAAELGVSQGTVRKALDAMAAENLVVRRQGRGTFVARHDEERILFQFFKLVPDSGTRSFPDSRVLSLALGRADANERALLALTPGSRVIRIKRVRSIENKPVIAEAITLPAALFPDLAGMAVPNNLYGLYAMHYGITIANTQERLKAVGASADDAAILGIAPGAPVLQIDRLALALDRTPVERRLSICLTHDLHYLSDLS; encoded by the coding sequence ATGACAGCGCCTCAGGACGACATCGAAACACTGGGCTTTCGACCGCTCTATCGCCAGGTCCGCGACCGGCTCATCCGCAATCTGGTCGACGGCGTATGGAGCCCCGGCGAGGCGCTGCCAAGCGAAATGCAGCTCGCGGCGGAGCTCGGCGTTAGCCAGGGGACGGTGCGCAAGGCCCTGGATGCCATGGCGGCCGAGAATCTCGTGGTACGGCGTCAGGGCCGTGGCACCTTCGTTGCGCGCCACGATGAAGAGCGCATCCTCTTCCAGTTTTTCAAGCTGGTGCCCGACAGCGGCACACGGAGCTTTCCCGATAGCCGGGTGCTGTCCCTGGCCCTGGGACGTGCGGATGCCAACGAGCGCGCTCTGCTCGCCCTGACGCCGGGCAGCCGGGTCATCCGCATCAAGCGCGTGCGATCCATCGAGAACAAGCCGGTCATTGCCGAGGCGATCACCCTTCCCGCCGCACTCTTTCCCGATCTCGCAGGCATGGCCGTGCCGAACAACCTCTATGGTCTCTATGCCATGCACTACGGCATCACCATCGCCAATACCCAGGAACGGCTCAAAGCCGTCGGCGCTTCCGCCGACGATGCCGCCATCCTCGGCATCGCCCCTGGGGCGCCTGTCCTGCAGATCGACCGACTTGCACTCGCCCTCGACAGGACCCCCGTCGAAAGGCGGCTCAGCATCTGTCTGACGCATGACCTGCATTATCTGTCGGATTTGAGTTGA
- a CDS encoding hypothetical protein (Evidence 5 : Unknown function), with product MFRCRPEALSCVLVNILWQQCPIRDVSCHPASGAICGAADMRCHLRSSEQLSYIKYETQERGPVALGSIRVGATVAARHQAGASGAVKPHGWLLARPKPDAEGFLARRKSDGQ from the coding sequence GTGTTTCGATGTCGTCCTGAGGCGCTGTCATGCGTTTTGGTCAATATCCTCTGGCAACAATGCCCGATACGGGATGTATCTTGTCATCCAGCGTCAGGTGCGATTTGCGGCGCGGCTGACATGCGTTGCCATCTAAGATCATCCGAACAGCTATCTTATATCAAATATGAGACGCAAGAGAGAGGCCCTGTTGCGCTTGGCAGCATTCGCGTCGGCGCGACGGTGGCTGCTCGGCATCAGGCAGGCGCCTCCGGTGCGGTGAAACCTCATGGGTGGCTTTTGGCGCGTCCAAAACCCGACGCGGAGGGTTTCCTCGCCCGCCGAAAGTCCGATGGCCAATGA
- a CDS encoding Tripartite-type tricarboxylate transporter receptor subunit TctC translates to MRILMQVIVAGLMALAAGGAVHAQSYPSRSITLVVPFAAGGPSDAIARLIGQSMSETLGQQVVIENVAGAGGTSGAARVAKADPDGYTLLIHHVALAAGASLYPKLTYDTAKAFAPVGLVNSGPMVLMSKKDYPATDAAGLTAKLKADGVKATLAHAGVGSNAHLCTLLLQKALGVTFTQVAYRGTGPAMNDLVSGQVDVLCDQSTTAVPQIEGKTVKGFAVTSKERLPVLKDLPTLQEAGLRDFAFTIWHGLYAPAGTPPDVVAKLNAALLKALEDKNVQTRFADVGTQLFPANERTPAAHQAQFAKEIATWRAVIGENGVKN, encoded by the coding sequence ATGCGAATATTGATGCAGGTCATTGTGGCCGGCCTGATGGCGCTGGCGGCGGGTGGCGCGGTCCATGCGCAATCCTATCCCTCACGATCGATAACACTGGTCGTTCCGTTTGCGGCGGGAGGGCCGAGCGATGCGATAGCGCGCCTGATCGGCCAATCCATGTCGGAAACGCTCGGGCAGCAGGTCGTGATCGAGAATGTCGCCGGGGCGGGCGGTACCTCGGGCGCCGCGCGTGTCGCCAAGGCGGATCCGGACGGCTATACACTTCTCATTCACCATGTCGCTCTCGCGGCCGGCGCCTCGCTATATCCCAAGCTCACCTATGATACGGCTAAGGCCTTCGCGCCCGTCGGACTTGTCAATTCCGGGCCGATGGTCCTGATGTCGAAAAAGGATTATCCGGCGACCGATGCCGCTGGCCTCACAGCCAAATTGAAGGCCGATGGAGTAAAGGCGACGCTCGCCCATGCCGGCGTCGGATCCAATGCGCATCTCTGCACATTGCTTTTACAGAAGGCACTGGGCGTAACGTTCACACAGGTTGCCTATCGTGGCACCGGCCCCGCCATGAACGATCTGGTGAGTGGCCAGGTGGATGTGCTGTGCGACCAGTCGACGACCGCCGTCCCGCAGATCGAGGGCAAGACCGTCAAAGGGTTCGCCGTGACCTCGAAGGAGAGGCTGCCTGTTCTCAAGGATTTGCCGACATTGCAGGAGGCCGGCCTCAGGGACTTCGCCTTTACCATCTGGCACGGGCTCTACGCGCCCGCGGGGACCCCGCCCGACGTGGTGGCGAAGCTCAATGCGGCGCTTTTGAAGGCGCTGGAGGACAAGAACGTGCAAACACGCTTCGCAGACGTCGGCACACAGCTCTTCCCGGCAAATGAGCGAACGCCAGCGGCCCATCAGGCTCAGTTCGCCAAGGAGATCGCGACCTGGCGTGCCGTCATCGGTGAGAATGGAGTGAAGAACTGA
- the comC gene encoding (2R)-3-sulfolactate dehydrogenase (NADP(+)) has translation MPVLSLAEARDLVAAALVRSRVNEANSASVARALVAAEADGLKGHGLSRVPSYAAQAKVGKVDGFARPAVTRPAPGVVAVDAAHGFAYPALDTALDALPAVVRSQGVAVAPIRRSHHCGAAGHAVEKLAEGGLVALLFANTPAAIAPWGGSRAVFGTNPIAFACPLAGAAPIVVDLSVSKVARGNILAAKQKGETIPVGWALDASGQPTTDPDAALKGTMLPLGDAKGTALALMVELLAAGLTGSHYAAEASSFLDAEGPPPDTGQLILALDPTRLGGPDAMTRFAVLAEAITGQDGARLPGARRLALRAKAEKDGLAVADSLLADIRGL, from the coding sequence ATGCCTGTCCTGTCACTCGCGGAAGCACGGGATCTCGTCGCCGCGGCCCTTGTTCGCTCCCGCGTGAACGAGGCCAATTCCGCGAGCGTCGCCCGCGCCCTGGTCGCCGCCGAGGCGGATGGGCTGAAGGGCCACGGGCTGTCGCGCGTGCCGAGCTATGCAGCCCAGGCCAAGGTCGGCAAGGTGGATGGTTTTGCTCGCCCCGCTGTCACACGGCCGGCACCCGGCGTGGTCGCGGTCGATGCCGCGCATGGCTTCGCTTACCCAGCGCTCGACACCGCGCTCGATGCGCTGCCGGCGGTCGTGCGTAGCCAGGGCGTCGCTGTTGCGCCCATCCGCCGTTCTCATCATTGCGGCGCTGCCGGCCATGCCGTCGAGAAACTGGCGGAAGGCGGACTTGTTGCCCTGCTTTTCGCCAATACGCCAGCCGCGATCGCGCCCTGGGGTGGCTCCCGCGCGGTCTTCGGCACTAATCCCATAGCCTTCGCCTGTCCCCTCGCCGGAGCAGCCCCGATCGTGGTCGACCTGTCCGTGTCAAAGGTTGCGCGGGGAAATATTCTCGCAGCCAAACAGAAGGGCGAGACCATTCCGGTAGGCTGGGCACTGGACGCATCCGGACAGCCCACGACGGATCCGGATGCAGCGCTCAAGGGCACGATGTTACCGCTCGGCGATGCCAAGGGCACAGCGCTCGCATTGATGGTGGAGTTGCTGGCCGCCGGCCTGACCGGGTCACACTATGCCGCCGAGGCCTCCTCCTTCCTCGATGCCGAGGGGCCGCCGCCTGACACCGGCCAATTGATCCTGGCCCTTGATCCCACCCGCCTCGGCGGGCCCGATGCAATGACCCGCTTCGCCGTGCTCGCGGAGGCGATTACCGGCCAGGACGGCGCCCGCCTGCCGGGTGCGCGCCGCCTCGCCCTGCGCGCCAAGGCCGAAAAGGACGGCCTGGCGGTCGCCGACAGCCTGCTTGCCGACATTCGGGGGCTCTAA
- the slcC gene encoding (S)-sulfolactate dehydrogenase — protein sequence MIVISEFMDEEAIRSGLDGFEVLYDPSLVDRPDDLAVVIGQADALIVRNRTQVRGALLEAARHLKAVGRLGVGLDNIDVAACKARGIAVYPASGANDTSVAEYVIATAMLLLRGAYGASAEVASGAWPRNAVIGREIAGKRLGLIGFGAIARETAKRAAALGMTIAAYDPYLPPSAEAWTQPWGHVEPQPLNTLLAEADVVSLHVPLTDETRGLIDGAAISRMKKGALVINAARGGVVDEGAIAAALRAGHLGGAALDVFEEEPLTAGLGSVFASTPNLILTPHIAGVTVESNVRVSWVTVDNIRRHLAGA from the coding sequence ATGATCGTGATCAGCGAATTCATGGATGAGGAGGCCATCCGCAGCGGCCTCGATGGGTTCGAGGTTCTCTATGATCCCAGCCTCGTCGACAGGCCGGACGATCTGGCGGTCGTCATCGGCCAAGCCGACGCGCTCATCGTCCGCAACCGCACGCAGGTGCGCGGCGCTCTGCTCGAGGCCGCGCGTCACCTCAAGGCTGTGGGACGGCTCGGCGTTGGCCTCGACAATATCGATGTGGCGGCATGCAAGGCCCGCGGCATCGCCGTCTATCCGGCCTCCGGCGCCAACGACACATCCGTGGCGGAATACGTCATTGCGACCGCCATGCTGCTTCTGCGAGGCGCTTACGGGGCCAGCGCCGAGGTGGCGTCGGGAGCCTGGCCGCGCAATGCCGTCATCGGCCGCGAGATCGCCGGCAAGCGGCTCGGGCTCATCGGCTTCGGCGCGATTGCCCGCGAAACTGCTAAGCGCGCGGCCGCTCTCGGCATGACGATCGCCGCGTATGATCCCTATCTGCCGCCGTCAGCCGAGGCCTGGACACAGCCGTGGGGCCACGTCGAACCGCAGCCGCTGAATACGCTCCTGGCCGAAGCTGACGTGGTGTCGCTGCACGTCCCGCTGACCGACGAAACGCGCGGACTTATCGACGGAGCAGCAATCTCCCGGATGAAGAAAGGCGCCCTCGTCATCAACGCAGCACGGGGCGGCGTGGTGGATGAAGGCGCCATAGCCGCCGCGCTCCGCGCCGGCCATCTCGGCGGGGCGGCGCTCGACGTTTTCGAGGAAGAACCGCTCACTGCAGGCCTTGGCTCAGTTTTCGCGAGCACACCAAACCTCATCCTGACGCCGCATATTGCCGGGGTAACGGTGGAATCGAATGTCCGCGTCTCGTGGGTGACGGTGGACAACATTCGCCGGCATCTCGCCGGGGCCTAG
- the suyB gene encoding (2R)-sulfolactate sulfo-lyase subunit beta: protein MQSNSEAAISASTAQTKALFANSDYSKLTFHGWKRENGRVGVRNHVVILPLDDLSNAACEAVANAIKGTLALPHAYGRLQFGEDLDVFFRTLIGVGSNPNVAAVVVIGIEEGWTKRVVDGIAKTGKPVTGFGIEGHGDIATIARASYVAKQYLQWATELRREEFPINELWVSTKCGESDTTTGLSSCPTVGNMYDKLIPNGIYGVFGETSEITGAEHLCKARAATPELGERWYKMWKAYQDDVIEAHKTDDLSDSQPTKGNIAGGLTTIEEKALGNLEKIGRTSKFIDILEPAEMPSRGPGLYYMDTSSAAAECVTLMAAGGYVVHTFPTGQGNVIGNPILPVIKITGNPKTMRTMSEHIDLDVTGILRRDQTLDSAGDALISMIQRTANGRLTAAESLGHREFVMTKLYRSA, encoded by the coding sequence ATGCAAAGCAATTCGGAAGCCGCGATATCCGCTTCGACCGCCCAGACAAAAGCCCTGTTTGCCAATAGCGACTACAGCAAGCTGACGTTCCATGGCTGGAAGCGTGAAAACGGGCGTGTCGGCGTGCGGAATCACGTCGTCATCCTGCCGCTGGACGACCTATCCAACGCCGCCTGCGAAGCTGTCGCCAATGCGATCAAGGGTACTCTGGCGCTGCCGCACGCTTACGGCCGCCTGCAATTCGGCGAGGACCTCGATGTCTTCTTCCGCACGCTGATCGGCGTCGGCTCCAATCCGAATGTCGCGGCGGTGGTCGTCATCGGCATCGAGGAGGGCTGGACCAAGCGGGTCGTCGACGGCATCGCCAAGACCGGCAAGCCCGTAACCGGCTTTGGCATCGAGGGGCACGGCGACATCGCAACGATCGCGCGCGCCTCCTATGTGGCCAAGCAATATCTGCAATGGGCGACCGAGCTGCGGCGTGAAGAGTTCCCCATCAACGAACTCTGGGTTTCCACCAAATGCGGGGAATCCGATACAACGACTGGCCTGTCCTCCTGCCCGACGGTGGGCAATATGTACGACAAGCTGATCCCCAATGGCATCTACGGTGTATTCGGGGAGACCTCGGAGATCACGGGCGCCGAGCATCTCTGCAAGGCCAGGGCGGCGACGCCCGAGCTTGGTGAACGCTGGTACAAGATGTGGAAGGCCTATCAGGACGACGTGATCGAGGCGCACAAGACCGACGACCTGTCCGACAGCCAGCCGACAAAGGGCAATATAGCCGGCGGGCTGACGACCATTGAGGAGAAGGCGCTCGGCAATCTTGAAAAGATCGGCCGCACGTCGAAGTTCATTGATATTCTCGAGCCTGCCGAGATGCCGTCGCGCGGCCCCGGCCTCTACTACATGGACACCTCGTCGGCAGCCGCAGAATGCGTCACGCTCATGGCGGCGGGCGGCTATGTCGTGCACACGTTCCCGACAGGTCAGGGCAACGTGATCGGCAACCCGATCCTGCCGGTCATCAAGATCACCGGCAATCCGAAGACCATGCGTACCATGTCCGAGCATATCGACCTCGACGTTACCGGTATTCTGCGTCGCGACCAGACGCTGGATAGCGCGGGGGACGCATTGATCAGCATGATCCAACGCACGGCCAACGGCCGGCTGACCGCCGCGGAATCCCTTGGCCACCGCGAGTTCGTGATGACGAAGCTCTATCGGAGCGCCTGA
- a CDS encoding (2R)-sulfolactate sulfo-lyase subunit alpha has translation MSIPKCLVHTPQDSCGVVVIEDLKAGTEMLCLITENDTTFTLTAAHDVPIGHKVALKDIKAGDTILKYGEDIGKAIANIGKGEHLHVHNVKTKRW, from the coding sequence ATGAGCATTCCGAAATGCCTGGTTCACACGCCGCAGGACAGCTGCGGGGTTGTGGTCATCGAAGACCTCAAGGCCGGCACTGAAATGCTGTGCCTGATCACGGAGAATGACACCACCTTCACGCTCACGGCGGCCCATGACGTGCCGATCGGCCACAAGGTCGCTCTCAAGGACATCAAGGCCGGCGATACCATTCTCAAATACGGCGAGGACATCGGCAAGGCCATCGCCAACATCGGCAAGGGCGAGCACCTGCACGTCCATAACGTCAAGACAAAGCGCTGGTGA
- a CDS encoding hypothetical protein (Evidence 5 : Unknown function) gives MLMGLSNLPIMIVLALNPGRRDRLLSHFPPVPETEGLRFTAAGRTEVAAGTSPRRAASYSYLI, from the coding sequence ATGCTCATGGGACTGTCCAACCTCCCTATCATGATCGTGCTGGCCTTGAATCCCGGGCGCCGGGATCGGCTGCTATCGCATTTTCCGCCCGTTCCCGAGACAGAAGGGCTTCGCTTCACGGCTGCCGGACGAACAGAGGTTGCCGCAGGCACGTCTCCCCGTCGAGCTGCTTCATATTCATATCTTATATAA
- a CDS encoding conserved hypothetical protein (Evidence 4 : Unknown function but conserved in other organisms) — MVELPANFRRIRLELAREPGHPVGSPLDGYEFAAPLMPDGHIDAATWKKHAEHCRVRRFRAHEADQHGRLARKPGGSWYFDYDRGSDADDESGFRFNKESFQPGEYVSIRDDEHMHTYQIVSVEPL, encoded by the coding sequence ATGGTCGAGCTACCCGCGAATTTCCGCAGGATAAGGTTGGAGCTGGCGCGCGAACCGGGCCATCCCGTCGGGAGCCCCCTCGACGGCTACGAATTCGCCGCGCCGCTCATGCCAGACGGGCATATCGATGCTGCGACCTGGAAGAAGCATGCCGAGCATTGCCGCGTCCGGCGTTTCCGCGCGCATGAGGCGGATCAACACGGTCGTCTCGCGCGCAAGCCCGGCGGCAGTTGGTACTTCGACTATGACCGCGGTAGCGACGCCGATGACGAATCCGGCTTCCGCTTCAACAAGGAAAGTTTCCAACCCGGGGAGTATGTCTCGATCCGCGATGACGAGCACATGCATACCTACCAGATTGTTTCAGTGGAACCGCTTTGA
- a CDS encoding hypothetical protein (Evidence 5 : Unknown function) produces the protein MVLVVLRLVGMRVAGRLSGWFMATFMTAMPMLMLMCVMMSIMRGCRPWLTMMLFIRAVIVPVMLLSHLLGALTLRMMVILARRCRCA, from the coding sequence ATGGTCTTGGTGGTGCTTCGCTTGGTCGGCATGCGCGTGGCGGGCCGTCTCTCGGGCTGGTTCATGGCCACATTCATGACCGCCATGCCCATGTTGATGCTCATGTGCGTGATGATGTCCATCATGCGCGGCTGTCGCCCATGGCTCACCATGATGCTGTTCATCAGGGCCGTGATTGTGCCCGTGATGCTGCTCTCGCATCTCCTCGGGGCTCTCACCCTTCGGATGATGGTGATCTTGGCTCGCCGTTGCCGGTGCGCTTGA